A single genomic interval of Metasolibacillus fluoroglycofenilyticus harbors:
- a CDS encoding DUF4083 family protein codes for MEGAYHAGDIIATILFVLFICATITAVIIFFKRVSSTKTQQKEIITKLDTIIELLKQK; via the coding sequence ATGGAGGGCGCATACCACGCTGGTGATATTATTGCAACAATACTCTTTGTACTTTTTATATGTGCTACGATTACTGCGGTTATAATTTTCTTCAAACGAGTAAGCAGTACAAAAACACAACAGAAAGAAATAATTACGAAACTAGACACGATTATCGAACTGTTGAAACAGAAATAA
- a CDS encoding threonine/serine exporter family protein: MEYIIQIIFSFIATACFGVIFNAPIKAIPYCGAVGAIGWLIYYELGSHGVDEVKASFAGAFVVAILAQALARRFRMPMIIYSVSGIIPLVPGGVAYNTMRSIVELDYALGMQNGMRVFMISGAIAMGLVFAEVIMQILFSMLRKGKTSIQSFVKVKR; this comes from the coding sequence ATGGAGTATATCATTCAAATAATTTTTAGCTTTATAGCAACAGCCTGTTTTGGTGTAATATTTAATGCACCAATTAAAGCTATTCCATATTGTGGAGCCGTTGGAGCAATCGGCTGGCTCATTTACTATGAGCTTGGGTCGCATGGGGTGGACGAGGTGAAAGCCTCATTTGCTGGCGCATTTGTTGTAGCTATTTTAGCTCAAGCATTAGCAAGAAGATTCCGTATGCCAATGATTATTTATAGTGTATCAGGCATTATCCCGCTTGTTCCGGGAGGGGTTGCCTACAATACGATGCGCAGCATTGTAGAGCTAGATTATGCATTAGGAATGCAAAATGGAATGCGCGTCTTTATGATTTCAGGGGCCATCGCGATGGGGCTCGTATTTGCTGAAGTTATAATGCAAATTTTGTTTAGCATGCTACGAAAAGGAAAAACCTCTATCCAATCATTTGTGAAAGTGAAAAGATAG
- a CDS encoding threonine/serine exporter family protein has product MIEKPQQNELAIDCFLLAGRIMMESGAETYRVEDTMLRMARSQNMNDAQSYVTPTGIIFSLGKTQPTRISAISTRVTDLHRIALVNNVSRKLTSHIITLEQAYDELNKIQKTNYFLPIIIQVLAASFASISFLILFGGIWGDMPAAFIAGGAGLYVATMMQKLTRVKFFSEFVATLVVGMIASLALYFGYGTQIDKIIIGSVMPLVPGLLITNAVRDLMAGHFTAGMAKGAEAFLTAFAIGAGIALVMAW; this is encoded by the coding sequence ATGATAGAGAAGCCCCAACAAAACGAACTAGCCATTGATTGCTTCTTATTGGCTGGTCGCATTATGATGGAAAGTGGAGCAGAAACATATCGAGTGGAGGATACGATGCTTCGAATGGCGCGTTCACAAAATATGAATGATGCCCAAAGCTATGTAACTCCAACTGGTATTATATTTTCTCTCGGTAAAACACAGCCGACACGTATTTCAGCTATTTCAACAAGAGTGACAGATTTACACCGTATTGCACTTGTTAATAATGTGTCGCGAAAGCTTACATCTCACATCATAACATTAGAACAAGCATATGACGAGTTAAATAAGATACAAAAAACAAATTATTTTCTACCAATTATTATACAGGTTTTAGCAGCCTCCTTTGCTAGTATTAGCTTTTTAATATTATTTGGTGGAATATGGGGAGATATGCCGGCAGCCTTCATAGCAGGCGGCGCGGGGCTATATGTTGCAACAATGATGCAGAAGCTAACTCGGGTAAAATTTTTCTCTGAGTTTGTTGCTACACTTGTAGTTGGAATGATTGCCTCACTGGCGCTTTATTTCGGTTATGGCACACAAATAGATAAAATTATAATTGGTTCTGTTATGCCGCTTGTACCCGGTCTTCTTATTACAAATGCGGTACGTGATTTAATGGCAGGGCATTTTACCGCTGGGATGGCAAAGGGCGCTGAAGCCTTTTTAACAGCATTTGCAATCGGTGCAGGCATTGCACTTGTGATGGCATGGTAA
- a CDS encoding beta-propeller domain-containing protein, protein MKKIRAIGTLFAIAILLITAIALFGNEKTAAAGTATAVLEGQPFYAEFSETIEAASLTNGKVYVTDATGKKVDARLTLNETADAIIVWDLSPGQYTLYVEKGASKKLTFNNKKKSVKFNVVKAVEQIKSTKDLVTYFETVLNNQNFGYGRVQNEMMETSESVADSAASGKSSDHSTTNNQVEGIEEGDIVVTDGRYIYAIVENELVITDAKNPKNIKVVAKKAFKDNQYLTKLILHNSLLIVAYDSYEERPLEGKDYMQSISLSKFAFFDVENADSPKLLREIGQEGHIAGIRKQGDVLYMVTNSSPNYWLLREGVDVELRPYTYDSNSQNTSEPMPIEKISIFPGNTEPNYTTLSAIDLKDLAKNEVKTESYLGSGSQLYMSQKAIYVTAPKYDYAAPAASNRAMTDMMIMPAASNTQIYKFAIDQTAIKLVGQAEVKGTTLNQFSMDEYEGYFRIATTEGFAWGRNADSKNHLFILDSNLKQVGALTDLARGERIFSARFMGDKAYIVTFKEVDPLFVIDVANPAKPKVLGELKIPGFSNYLHPLDDKHLIGIGYDTEIRMNEYSKEPFVITKGMKLALFDVSDLANPKEKSAVIIGGRGTYSDVQYDHKALLRHVEKGYYGFPVTLYEEKNANEMIYKGTGSQVYEVTTKGIKLKADLIEPAQATQMYEEWDKTVRRMIYIDNSLYTISQSGIVSYDLNTFEKLSKVNFSK, encoded by the coding sequence ATGAAAAAAATACGAGCAATAGGCACTTTATTTGCTATAGCTATTTTACTAATAACTGCGATTGCTTTGTTCGGAAATGAAAAAACGGCAGCTGCGGGTACAGCTACAGCGGTGTTAGAAGGGCAGCCATTTTATGCTGAATTTTCAGAAACTATCGAAGCTGCCAGCTTAACAAATGGCAAGGTATATGTTACAGATGCTACAGGAAAAAAGGTAGATGCGCGTTTGACATTAAACGAAACGGCTGATGCTATTATTGTTTGGGATTTAAGCCCTGGGCAATATACGCTATATGTTGAAAAAGGGGCGTCTAAAAAATTGACATTTAACAACAAGAAAAAGTCTGTTAAGTTTAATGTTGTGAAAGCGGTCGAGCAAATAAAGTCGACAAAGGATTTAGTAACTTATTTTGAAACGGTATTAAACAATCAAAATTTTGGTTATGGTCGTGTTCAAAATGAAATGATGGAAACATCCGAATCTGTCGCTGATAGCGCGGCAAGTGGCAAATCTTCAGACCATTCGACAACGAATAATCAAGTAGAGGGCATTGAAGAAGGGGATATTGTTGTTACAGATGGACGCTATATTTATGCAATTGTTGAAAATGAGCTAGTCATTACAGATGCGAAAAACCCTAAAAATATAAAGGTTGTTGCCAAAAAGGCATTTAAGGATAATCAATATTTAACAAAGCTCATTTTACACAATTCATTATTAATTGTTGCGTATGATAGCTATGAGGAACGTCCTCTAGAAGGAAAAGATTATATGCAGTCGATATCGTTATCCAAGTTTGCCTTCTTTGATGTGGAAAATGCCGATAGCCCAAAATTGCTGCGTGAAATTGGGCAAGAAGGTCATATTGCAGGCATTCGTAAACAAGGTGATGTGTTATATATGGTAACGAATTCATCACCTAATTATTGGTTACTGCGTGAGGGAGTTGACGTAGAATTACGTCCATACACATATGACAGCAATAGCCAAAATACATCGGAGCCAATGCCAATCGAAAAAATTTCAATTTTCCCTGGTAATACAGAGCCAAATTATACAACATTATCAGCAATTGATTTAAAGGACTTGGCAAAAAATGAAGTGAAAACAGAAAGTTATTTAGGTAGTGGCTCTCAATTATACATGTCACAGAAGGCAATTTATGTGACAGCACCTAAATATGATTATGCGGCTCCAGCAGCATCCAATCGTGCTATGACAGATATGATGATTATGCCAGCGGCTTCAAATACGCAAATTTATAAATTTGCTATTGACCAAACGGCAATCAAATTAGTAGGGCAAGCAGAAGTAAAAGGAACGACATTAAATCAATTCTCAATGGATGAATACGAAGGGTACTTCCGCATTGCTACAACAGAGGGCTTTGCATGGGGGCGTAATGCCGATTCCAAAAACCATCTATTTATATTAGATAGTAACTTAAAGCAAGTTGGGGCATTAACAGATTTAGCAAGAGGTGAGCGTATCTTCTCAGCGCGCTTTATGGGTGATAAAGCGTATATCGTAACATTTAAAGAAGTGGACCCGCTATTTGTAATAGATGTGGCAAATCCAGCAAAGCCGAAAGTGTTAGGTGAGCTAAAAATTCCTGGCTTTAGTAACTATTTACACCCGCTTGATGATAAACATTTAATCGGTATTGGCTATGACACAGAAATTCGTATGAATGAATATTCTAAAGAGCCATTTGTCATAACAAAAGGCATGAAGCTAGCGCTATTTGATGTAAGTGATTTAGCGAATCCGAAAGAAAAGTCGGCAGTTATCATTGGAGGGCGTGGCACATATTCTGATGTGCAGTACGACCATAAAGCATTGCTTCGTCATGTTGAGAAAGGCTATTATGGCTTCCCTGTAACTTTATACGAAGAGAAAAATGCCAATGAAATGATTTACAAAGGCACAGGCTCACAAGTATATGAAGTGACAACGAAAGGAATTAAGCTGAAAGCTGACTTAATTGAGCCAGCACAAGCGACCCAAATGTACGAGGAATGGGATAAGACGGTTCGCCGTATGATTTATATTGATAATTCACTATATACAATTTCACAAAGCGGTATTGTTAGCTATGACTTAAATACTTTTGAGAAATTAAGCAAAGTGAATTTCTCAAAATAA
- a CDS encoding aldehyde dehydrogenase family protein: MELKNFIAGEWVESGLQAMPIINPATGEQLGTVPLSTKTEIDVAVQAAKEAQKSWALLPAPKRADYLYEIGFKMKEKKEHLAQVLTKEMGKVIEEARGEVQEGIDMALYMAGEGRRLFGETTPSELANKFAMSVRSPIGVVGLITPWNFPIAIATWKAFPAIVAGNTFVWKPSNETPMMAYELAKIFEEVGLPKGVANVVFGTGPTIGTAMIEHPDVRVISFTGSTATGSKVAELGGKHLKKISLEMGGKNAVIVMDDADIDLAVQGIVWSAFGTAGQRCTACSRIIVHRDVKEELEEKLLREMQAITIGDGLDPKVKVGPVINRQALEKINHYVQLGKQEGATLLTGGRILTDTPYDKGFYFEPTVFTNVQPDMIIAQEEIFGPVVSIIAIDSLEQAIEVNNGVRFGLSSSIFSRNVNTIFKAQQLLDTGIVYVNAGTTGAEIHLPFGGTKGTGNGHRDSGQAALDVYTEWKSIYVDYSGTLQRAQIDT, translated from the coding sequence ATGGAGCTGAAAAACTTTATAGCTGGTGAATGGGTGGAAAGCGGATTGCAGGCAATGCCTATTATTAATCCAGCAACAGGTGAGCAACTAGGTACAGTGCCACTCTCAACAAAAACAGAAATTGATGTAGCTGTTCAAGCTGCAAAAGAAGCACAGAAGAGTTGGGCGTTGTTGCCCGCACCGAAACGTGCAGATTATTTATATGAAATTGGTTTTAAAATGAAGGAGAAAAAAGAACATTTAGCTCAGGTTTTGACAAAGGAAATGGGAAAAGTCATTGAAGAGGCACGTGGAGAGGTGCAGGAAGGCATCGATATGGCACTTTACATGGCTGGTGAAGGACGTAGATTATTTGGTGAAACAACACCATCAGAGTTAGCCAATAAATTTGCGATGAGTGTACGTTCACCAATTGGCGTAGTTGGATTAATTACACCATGGAATTTCCCGATTGCTATCGCAACATGGAAGGCGTTTCCCGCTATCGTAGCAGGCAACACATTTGTTTGGAAGCCTTCTAATGAAACGCCGATGATGGCCTATGAGCTAGCAAAGATTTTCGAAGAGGTCGGTTTGCCTAAAGGGGTAGCGAATGTTGTATTTGGTACAGGTCCAACAATTGGCACAGCAATGATTGAGCATCCTGATGTACGGGTGATTTCCTTTACGGGCTCAACAGCTACTGGTAGTAAGGTGGCGGAACTTGGGGGGAAACATTTAAAGAAAATCTCGCTTGAAATGGGCGGTAAAAACGCGGTTATCGTTATGGATGATGCAGATATTGATTTAGCTGTACAAGGAATTGTTTGGAGTGCTTTTGGAACAGCAGGGCAGCGCTGTACGGCATGCAGTCGTATTATTGTGCATCGCGATGTGAAGGAAGAGCTAGAAGAAAAGCTACTAAGAGAAATGCAAGCGATTACAATTGGTGATGGGCTTGATCCGAAGGTTAAAGTAGGTCCTGTTATAAATCGTCAAGCGCTCGAGAAAATTAATCATTATGTTCAGCTTGGGAAGCAAGAAGGGGCAACATTATTAACAGGTGGCCGCATCTTAACGGACACACCATACGATAAAGGTTTTTATTTTGAGCCAACCGTTTTCACGAATGTGCAACCGGATATGATTATTGCACAGGAGGAGATTTTTGGACCTGTTGTTAGCATTATTGCAATTGATAGTCTAGAGCAGGCAATCGAAGTAAATAATGGTGTGCGCTTTGGTTTATCAAGTTCTATTTTCTCACGTAATGTGAATACGATATTTAAAGCACAGCAGCTTTTAGATACAGGTATCGTTTATGTGAATGCGGGAACGACAGGAGCTGAAATCCATTTACCATTTGGTGGTACAAAGGGGACGGGTAATGGTCACAGAGATTCAGGTCAGGCTGCTCTTGACGTTTACACAGAATGGAAAAGCATTTATGTAGACTATAGCGGTACTTTACAAAGAGCGCAAATTGATACGTAA
- a CDS encoding polysaccharide deacetylase family protein, whose product MKTERRKRRGPWIDLILIGAIVVLAAAIVFFTIINPESKFQQVNEPEQTETDALQGEVSESQSSFPGIRIVTDISNDKIMPYAIQYPQSNSDSFNEAVTEFIAASKKNYIAEMRLEKNVDNNEVEPGELNIIFETYPYKEHYYSFVLKKKLRTNNSDEMTVTTYFYNNETGELLDIRAILGENLKNLEVFSTHIRSQITDSIEFEGHLLEEEMLAKTEPKWRLFERFSIQNEALVLYFDSGEIASPEMGISTVTTSLSYINPILAEQFQEQMVSTDTIISNPDTSTDSVEQDHIKRVALTFDDGPDPKVTRQVLQLLEQYNAKATFFMLGSRVQYYPEIAQEVYNAGHEVGNHSWSHPVLTKLTSKQVLAEYNSTEQAIKQAIGQSATVFRPPYGATNQRVNGLIPIPSVNWTIDTLDWKHRDAKQLLPIIKNHMHNNAIILMHDIHASTADGLEAVLQYLIEEGYTFVTVSEVLKYH is encoded by the coding sequence ATGAAAACTGAACGTAGAAAAAGACGTGGACCATGGATTGACCTAATTCTTATTGGGGCAATCGTCGTTTTAGCAGCAGCCATTGTATTCTTTACAATTATTAACCCAGAGTCAAAGTTCCAACAAGTGAACGAGCCCGAACAAACTGAAACAGATGCTTTACAAGGAGAAGTATCAGAAAGCCAATCTAGCTTCCCCGGTATTCGCATTGTGACAGATATTTCAAACGATAAAATAATGCCATATGCTATTCAATATCCTCAATCAAATTCAGATTCCTTTAACGAGGCGGTAACTGAATTTATTGCAGCCTCGAAAAAAAATTACATAGCGGAAATGCGTTTAGAAAAAAATGTTGATAATAATGAAGTCGAGCCTGGCGAATTAAATATTATCTTCGAAACATACCCATATAAAGAGCATTACTATTCGTTTGTGCTAAAGAAAAAATTACGAACAAATAACAGTGACGAAATGACGGTTACAACTTATTTTTATAATAATGAAACTGGTGAACTCCTAGATATTCGTGCTATTTTAGGAGAGAACTTGAAAAACCTAGAAGTGTTTTCAACACATATACGCTCACAAATTACAGATAGTATAGAATTTGAAGGTCATTTATTAGAAGAAGAAATGCTGGCGAAAACTGAACCAAAATGGAGATTATTCGAGCGCTTCTCCATTCAAAATGAAGCATTAGTTTTATATTTTGATTCGGGTGAAATTGCTAGCCCTGAAATGGGTATCTCTACTGTAACTACCTCTCTTTCATATATTAATCCTATTCTTGCTGAGCAATTCCAAGAACAAATGGTAAGCACTGATACGATTATCTCAAATCCAGATACGTCTACAGATTCAGTTGAGCAGGATCATATTAAGCGCGTTGCCCTAACGTTCGATGATGGACCAGACCCTAAAGTAACAAGACAGGTTTTACAGCTTTTAGAGCAATATAATGCTAAGGCTACGTTCTTTATGCTTGGTAGCCGCGTACAATATTATCCCGAAATTGCACAAGAAGTATATAATGCAGGGCATGAAGTAGGAAACCATTCTTGGAGCCACCCCGTTTTAACAAAGCTTACTTCTAAGCAAGTTTTAGCAGAGTATAACTCGACGGAACAAGCCATTAAGCAAGCAATCGGACAATCGGCCACTGTATTCCGTCCCCCATATGGTGCTACAAACCAGCGGGTTAATGGACTTATCCCAATCCCTTCTGTCAATTGGACGATTGATACATTAGATTGGAAGCATCGCGATGCCAAACAACTGTTGCCGATTATAAAAAATCATATGCACAATAATGCGATTATTTTAATGCATGATATCCATGCTTCAACTGCGGATGGTCTTGAGGCCGTGCTTCAATATTTAATTGAGGAAGGCTATACATTCGTAACAGTAAGCGAAGTTTTAAAATACCATTAA
- a CDS encoding undecaprenyl-diphosphate phosphatase yields MDLIELLKALLLGFVEGMTEFAPVSSTGHMIIVDDMWLKTQEFLGSSSANTFKIVIQLGSILAVVVVMWKRILSLVGLYKIEGQTSTQRFHLGHVIAGIIPAGIFGVLFEDMIDEHLFRMETVIIGLIIGAILMIIADKFGPKKPAITSLDQISYGKALKIGLVQCLSLWPGFSRSGATISGGVLLGLDHKTAADFTFIMAVPIMAGASGLSLIKHWEDINPDHFMFYAVGFISAFVFALLSIKFFLKLISRVKLTPFAIYRIALAALLLVVLYL; encoded by the coding sequence ATGGATTTGATTGAACTATTAAAAGCCCTTTTGTTAGGCTTTGTAGAAGGAATGACAGAATTTGCCCCTGTTTCATCGACAGGACATATGATTATCGTCGATGATATGTGGTTGAAAACGCAAGAATTTTTAGGTTCAAGCTCTGCCAACACATTTAAAATTGTTATTCAACTTGGCTCTATTTTAGCTGTAGTTGTTGTCATGTGGAAGCGCATTTTAAGCTTAGTAGGCTTATATAAAATAGAAGGACAAACTTCGACACAGCGTTTCCATTTAGGGCATGTGATTGCGGGTATTATTCCAGCTGGGATTTTTGGCGTCTTGTTTGAAGATATGATTGATGAGCATTTATTTCGAATGGAGACAGTGATTATCGGTTTAATTATTGGAGCAATTTTGATGATTATTGCAGATAAGTTTGGACCGAAAAAGCCTGCAATTACATCATTAGACCAAATTTCATACGGCAAAGCATTGAAAATTGGTCTTGTGCAATGTTTATCATTATGGCCGGGCTTCTCACGCTCAGGCGCAACGATTTCGGGTGGGGTACTTTTAGGCTTAGACCATAAAACAGCAGCAGATTTTACATTTATTATGGCTGTACCAATTATGGCAGGAGCAAGTGGATTATCTTTAATTAAGCATTGGGAAGATATTAACCCAGATCATTTTATGTTCTATGCAGTTGGCTTTATTAGCGCCTTTGTTTTCGCATTATTATCTATTAAGTTCTTCTTAAAATTAATTTCACGTGTTAAGTTAACACCGTTTGCTATTTATCGTATCGCACTTGCGGCATTATTGCTTGTTGTGTTGTATTTATAA
- a CDS encoding TIGR00266 family protein, with translation MNNHEIDYKLYGDDMQFVEVELDPSETVVAEAGSLMMMEDDIRMETVFGDGSAQGGGGLMDKLMGAGKRLLTGESLFMTTFTNTGSGKRHVYFAAPYPGKIIPIDLSLWNGKIICQKDAFLAAAKGVSVGIEFQRKLATGFFGGEGFIMQKLEGDGMAFIHAGGTIHRHDLRPGETLRIDTGCLVAMTRDVDYNIEMVSGVKTALFGGEGLFLATLRGPGTVWVQSLPFSRLASRVFAAAPASKGGGGKSSDEGGIGGLFDLFNK, from the coding sequence ATGAACAATCACGAAATCGATTACAAGCTTTACGGAGATGATATGCAATTTGTAGAGGTCGAGCTTGACCCATCTGAAACAGTTGTAGCTGAGGCTGGTAGCTTAATGATGATGGAAGATGACATTCGTATGGAAACGGTATTCGGTGATGGCTCTGCACAGGGCGGCGGTGGTTTAATGGATAAGCTTATGGGAGCAGGTAAACGCTTGTTAACAGGTGAAAGTTTATTTATGACAACATTTACAAATACGGGCTCTGGCAAACGCCATGTTTATTTTGCAGCACCTTATCCCGGAAAAATTATCCCGATTGATTTAAGCCTTTGGAACGGAAAAATCATTTGTCAAAAGGATGCTTTTTTAGCAGCTGCTAAAGGGGTATCTGTTGGCATTGAATTCCAGCGTAAATTAGCAACAGGCTTCTTCGGTGGAGAGGGCTTCATCATGCAGAAGCTTGAAGGCGATGGGATGGCATTTATTCACGCAGGGGGCACCATTCACCGACATGATTTGCGACCAGGTGAAACATTGCGTATCGATACAGGCTGTTTAGTCGCTATGACAAGGGATGTTGACTACAATATCGAAATGGTCAGCGGCGTAAAAACTGCCTTATTCGGTGGAGAGGGTCTATTTTTAGCAACACTGAGAGGTCCGGGTACAGTCTGGGTACAATCGCTACCATTTAGCCGACTAGCAAGCCGTGTATTCGCAGCAGCTCCAGCTAGCAAAGGCGGTGGCGGTAAGTCAAGCGATGAAGGCGGTATCGGTGGATTATTCGACCTATTTAATAAATAG
- a CDS encoding saccharopine dehydrogenase family protein: protein MKVVVLGAGLMGKEVARDLVASESVEKVYLADLVVGAAEEFVATLNTNKVEVIALDATSDESLRNVMSKGHVAINALFYEFNEAVARAAIATGVHSVDLGGHIGGVTEHVLAMADEAKAAGVTIIPDLGVAPGMVNILAGYGASKLDKVESIKLYVGGIPTEPKPPLHYTHVFSLEGVFDHYTEPSKMIQDSKLTEVESLTGVEPIYFDEFGVLEAFYTSGGISTLHQTFPHVKTLEYKTIRYKGHVEKFKLLADLDFLSKDNMVEVGNHEISVREVVREALKKKLELGKKVDAVLLRAIIAGEKSEEQVTYEYEMVVKKDLETGVTAMARATANTASVVAQMLGNGVISERGVFAPESIVPGGTYIEEMAKRGVDIKETSHRSAMIVKW from the coding sequence ATGAAAGTAGTAGTTCTAGGTGCAGGTTTAATGGGGAAAGAAGTAGCACGAGATTTAGTAGCAAGTGAATCGGTTGAAAAAGTATACTTAGCAGACTTAGTAGTAGGCGCGGCAGAGGAATTTGTCGCTACATTAAATACAAATAAAGTAGAGGTTATTGCATTAGATGCAACATCAGACGAATCATTGCGCAATGTTATGTCAAAGGGTCATGTTGCAATCAACGCATTATTTTATGAATTCAATGAAGCGGTAGCAAGGGCAGCGATTGCTACAGGGGTTCACTCTGTTGACCTAGGTGGACATATTGGCGGTGTGACAGAGCATGTACTTGCAATGGCAGATGAAGCAAAGGCGGCAGGCGTTACGATTATACCGGATTTAGGGGTTGCGCCGGGGATGGTTAATATTTTAGCAGGATACGGAGCGTCGAAATTAGATAAGGTGGAATCAATTAAACTTTATGTAGGCGGTATTCCGACAGAGCCGAAGCCACCGCTGCACTACACACATGTATTCTCGTTAGAAGGGGTTTTTGACCATTATACAGAGCCATCAAAAATGATTCAAGATAGCAAATTAACCGAGGTAGAATCTTTGACGGGTGTAGAGCCAATTTACTTTGATGAATTTGGGGTGTTGGAGGCATTTTATACATCTGGAGGTATCTCGACATTGCACCAAACATTCCCGCATGTAAAAACACTGGAATATAAAACAATTCGCTATAAAGGGCATGTTGAAAAATTCAAGCTTTTAGCAGACTTAGATTTCTTAAGCAAAGATAATATGGTAGAGGTAGGCAACCATGAAATAAGCGTGCGTGAAGTTGTACGTGAAGCTTTAAAGAAAAAGTTAGAGCTAGGCAAGAAAGTAGATGCAGTATTATTACGTGCTATTATAGCGGGTGAAAAATCAGAAGAGCAAGTCACATATGAGTACGAAATGGTTGTGAAAAAAGATTTAGAGACAGGCGTAACTGCAATGGCTCGTGCTACAGCAAATACAGCATCGGTTGTGGCGCAAATGCTCGGCAATGGCGTTATTTCAGAGCGAGGTGTTTTCGCACCAGAGTCCATTGTGCCAGGTGGAACATATATTGAGGAAATGGCAAAGCGCGGTGTAGATATTAAAGAAACCTCACATCGCTCCGCAATGATTGTAAAATGGTAA